A single genomic interval of Cupriavidus necator harbors:
- a CDS encoding LuxR C-terminal-related transcriptional regulator — protein sequence MERKLTVLVAPAGFGKTSLLSEWKKVLAQEGCAVGWLSIDRDDDDLFQFGAYLLAAAREACTQAGEPIPCGLKPDPLAPADTMFAELLNAVLALPRQMVLVLDDFDRLASPAIHEAVFRLLRYAPENLHLLVAGRGEPGFPLSYFEARGQLLKLDAEALRFDSAEAQAFFSAVSGHALSAAQIEVLLRATEGWAAGLQLATFALSATDKPDVFAERLPFARRSVEAYLNENVFVHVPEPLQTFLLQTSVLDRMSVPLCDAVTGSSESHATFEWLMARNLFVRPLDAEGQWYRYHALFAEYLRKRLVRERPHEVAELHRRASEWFAAQSLWQEAVRHALAAGDVDRAAGWVEQCAMTLVEASDVRTVLSWVAKLPPEAVHGRLRLRLAQAWALALTMQTVAAKAVLQAVEDDIGHGRLPLTEVVRVELQAVTALIAGLSDESELSLEMGRKVLALGPDTGSWEEGIGLTTQIFGLSYAAGFDEVERLRRTLTLNTGADTPIYAKVYRQSMVGLSLFVEGRLGEAVQTLEDVLRESNARAGRQSAASVLPVGYLAAIHYEWNDLDRVAELLDERLEMALQSCSLGPLIGFCVTLARLRLLAGKQDEAYRIVEDAEAVARSRQWLRMQVACKAEAIRISIGAGDIGRAARIGHDLDGLVGQKPATLRGSYLETWQRFQVAHCRLLVGRGRPALAVPILQGVQAEVRAAGMQYLSAQISVMLAVALHSAGQRAEAVQAMRAALTYGQANGLQRVFLDAGPAAREILDALCLQQDRLAEVEPWYVRRLCAGFDAPASEPDAADDQAEPVAASRLSAREVEILDYVARGLSNKEIARAIRVAPETVKWHLKNIFEKLKVNSRIQAVRSGLGRDLPRVAERPVARS from the coding sequence ATGGAGCGCAAGCTGACGGTCCTGGTAGCCCCCGCCGGCTTCGGCAAGACGTCGCTGTTGAGTGAATGGAAGAAGGTCTTGGCGCAGGAAGGCTGCGCCGTTGGCTGGCTCAGCATCGACCGCGATGATGATGACCTCTTCCAGTTCGGCGCTTATCTGCTCGCCGCGGCAAGGGAAGCTTGCACGCAGGCCGGCGAGCCGATCCCTTGCGGCCTGAAGCCCGACCCGCTAGCGCCGGCGGACACGATGTTTGCGGAACTTCTCAATGCGGTCTTGGCCCTGCCGCGCCAAATGGTGTTGGTGCTGGATGATTTTGACCGGCTGGCATCGCCAGCCATTCACGAGGCGGTGTTCAGGCTGCTCCGATATGCGCCGGAGAACCTGCATCTGCTCGTCGCGGGGCGGGGCGAGCCGGGCTTTCCGCTGAGTTACTTCGAGGCCCGGGGCCAATTGCTGAAGCTGGATGCGGAGGCCCTGCGCTTTGACAGCGCCGAGGCGCAGGCGTTTTTTTCTGCCGTTTCCGGCCATGCCCTGAGCGCTGCCCAGATCGAGGTGCTGCTGCGAGCGACAGAAGGCTGGGCGGCTGGCTTGCAATTAGCGACGTTTGCATTAAGCGCAACCGACAAGCCTGACGTCTTTGCTGAGCGCTTGCCATTCGCCCGGCGCAGCGTTGAAGCGTATCTGAACGAGAACGTATTTGTTCACGTCCCCGAGCCGCTACAGACTTTTCTCCTACAGACCTCGGTGCTGGACCGGATGTCGGTGCCCTTGTGCGATGCAGTGACAGGCTCCAGCGAGTCGCATGCCACTTTCGAGTGGCTGATGGCTCGGAATTTGTTCGTCAGACCCTTGGACGCCGAGGGCCAGTGGTATCGCTATCACGCGCTGTTTGCCGAATATCTGAGAAAACGCCTGGTGAGGGAGCGTCCCCACGAAGTTGCCGAATTGCATCGCCGGGCCAGTGAATGGTTTGCGGCGCAATCGCTGTGGCAGGAAGCGGTCCGGCATGCCTTGGCCGCGGGGGATGTCGATCGCGCCGCCGGCTGGGTCGAGCAATGCGCGATGACCCTGGTCGAGGCCAGCGACGTGCGGACGGTGCTGAGCTGGGTTGCCAAGCTGCCCCCCGAGGCGGTGCATGGCCGGCTGCGCCTGCGCCTGGCGCAGGCTTGGGCGCTCGCGTTGACGATGCAGACAGTGGCGGCCAAAGCGGTGTTGCAGGCGGTCGAGGATGACATTGGCCACGGGCGGCTGCCCTTGACCGAGGTAGTGCGCGTCGAGTTGCAGGCGGTCACGGCGCTAATCGCGGGTCTGTCCGATGAAAGCGAACTTTCATTGGAAATGGGCCGCAAGGTGCTTGCGCTCGGCCCCGACACCGGCTCATGGGAGGAGGGCATCGGGCTGACCACACAGATCTTCGGGCTCAGCTATGCAGCGGGATTTGACGAGGTCGAACGCCTGCGGCGCACGCTCACCCTCAATACCGGCGCTGATACGCCGATCTACGCCAAGGTGTACCGGCAAAGCATGGTTGGGCTCAGCTTGTTCGTGGAAGGCAGGCTGGGCGAGGCCGTTCAGACCCTGGAGGATGTGCTGCGCGAATCCAACGCGCGCGCCGGCCGGCAGTCTGCCGCATCGGTGCTCCCGGTCGGATATCTGGCCGCAATCCACTATGAATGGAATGACCTCGACAGGGTCGCGGAACTGCTGGACGAGCGGCTCGAGATGGCGCTGCAATCTTGCTCGCTGGGACCCCTGATCGGCTTCTGCGTGACGCTGGCCCGTCTGCGGCTGCTGGCGGGGAAGCAGGATGAAGCCTATCGGATCGTGGAAGACGCGGAAGCCGTAGCCAGAAGCCGCCAATGGCTGCGCATGCAGGTCGCGTGCAAGGCCGAGGCGATCCGGATCAGTATTGGTGCCGGAGATATCGGCCGTGCCGCGCGCATCGGGCACGACCTGGATGGGCTGGTCGGGCAGAAACCGGCGACCTTGCGTGGCAGCTACCTGGAAACCTGGCAACGCTTCCAGGTGGCGCATTGCCGGCTGCTAGTGGGGCGCGGCCGACCCGCGCTAGCTGTTCCCATCCTGCAGGGGGTGCAGGCTGAGGTCCGTGCGGCGGGCATGCAGTACCTGTCCGCCCAGATTTCAGTGATGCTGGCGGTCGCCCTGCACAGTGCGGGGCAGCGTGCGGAGGCTGTGCAGGCCATGCGCGCCGCGCTCACCTATGGCCAGGCGAACGGTCTGCAGCGGGTGTTTCTCGATGCCGGCCCTGCGGCCCGGGAAATCCTTGACGCGCTGTGTCTGCAGCAAGACCGCCTGGCCGAGGTTGAACCTTGGTATGTGAGGAGGCTATGCGCCGGGTTCGATGCGCCGGCAAGCGAGCCAGACGCCGCGGATGACCAGGCGGAGCCGGTGGCCGCCAGCAGGCTAAGCGCCCGTGAAGTGGAAATTCTCGACTACGTGGCACGAGGACTTTCCAACAAGGAGATTGCCCGGGCCATTCGTGTCGCCCCGGAAACCGTGAAATGGCATCTGAAGAATATTTTTGAGAAGCTGAAAGTGAACTCCCGCATCCAGGCGGTCCGCAGTGGCCTGGGCCGGGACCTGCCACGGGTCGCGGAGCGTCCCGTGGCGCGAAGCTAG
- a CDS encoding SDR family oxidoreductase, translating into MGKTVLVTGAGSGFGKGVALGLARSGHNVIAGAQIWPQVTELRNAAELEGVRLTVIKLDMLDAIDRQRAFQHEIDVLFNNAGIMEAGPVAEIPIALVRRVFETNVFAALEMAQGFARQMIRRGSGKIVWTSSVAGLVKVPWVAAYAASKHAVEALCASMREELKPYGIQVATVNPGAYRTGFNDTGMESMDQWWEDGKQAMRPRMKRPLNNQHDPQEMIDAMIDVITAASHRYRTIKPDSAAEMVRREQRDEWDVIV; encoded by the coding sequence ATGGGGAAGACTGTATTGGTGACTGGCGCCGGCAGCGGCTTTGGCAAAGGGGTGGCGCTGGGACTCGCGCGCAGCGGGCATAACGTTATTGCAGGAGCGCAAATCTGGCCGCAGGTGACGGAATTGCGCAATGCGGCGGAGCTCGAGGGCGTCCGGCTGACGGTAATCAAACTCGACATGTTGGACGCGATCGACCGGCAGCGCGCGTTCCAGCACGAGATCGACGTGCTGTTTAACAATGCTGGCATCATGGAGGCGGGGCCGGTGGCGGAGATTCCTATCGCGCTGGTGCGGCGGGTATTCGAGACCAATGTATTCGCGGCACTCGAGATGGCGCAGGGGTTCGCCCGACAGATGATCCGGCGCGGCAGCGGCAAGATCGTCTGGACGTCTTCTGTTGCCGGTCTGGTCAAGGTCCCCTGGGTGGCGGCGTATGCGGCATCCAAGCATGCGGTCGAGGCGCTGTGCGCGTCCATGCGTGAGGAGCTGAAGCCTTACGGGATACAAGTCGCGACCGTGAATCCTGGCGCCTACCGGACGGGTTTCAACGACACCGGCATGGAAAGCATGGACCAATGGTGGGAAGACGGAAAGCAAGCGATGCGGCCACGCATGAAGCGTCCGCTGAATAACCAACATGACCCGCAGGAAATGATTGATGCCATGATCGATGTCATCACCGCCGCGTCGCATCGCTACCGAACCATCAAGCCTGATTCCGCCGCTGAGATGGTGCGCCGGGAGCAGCGTGATGAATGGGATGTGATCGTCTAG
- a CDS encoding enoyl-CoA hydratase/isomerase family protein encodes MSTISRRSFVQSVGAATLAPGMLLVSAETGAASESSASPQGASANYADYKHIQVTKDHGVATVTLNYAPLNLLDEVLSDEFDRVTRQLEQDASVRVIILQSAVPKFFIAHSGLHRVGSAPKTTSNTRTFRLTQMLGERLRNMPKAVIAKVEGIARGGGCEIALAADMCFAAIGKAVFGQPEVVCGLVPGGGNTQRLPRRMGRARALEVLLVGGDFSAELADHYGYINRALPAGELGQFVDKLARRIATFPTTTIAHLKKAVDMGSDVSFSEGLLMEAHEADLCVANEAIQARVKAILKAGAETYEGELHFPELSAKLPPAD; translated from the coding sequence ATGTCGACTATCTCCAGGCGTTCATTTGTCCAGTCCGTCGGCGCTGCAACACTCGCGCCGGGAATGTTGCTCGTCTCGGCCGAAACTGGGGCCGCGTCCGAAAGCTCCGCTTCGCCCCAAGGGGCCAGCGCAAACTACGCCGATTACAAACATATCCAGGTCACCAAAGACCACGGCGTCGCCACCGTAACATTGAACTATGCGCCGCTCAACCTGCTCGATGAGGTACTGTCGGATGAGTTCGATCGGGTGACCCGACAACTGGAACAGGATGCGAGCGTACGCGTCATCATCCTGCAGAGCGCTGTGCCGAAATTCTTTATCGCACACTCGGGCCTGCACCGTGTCGGCTCGGCGCCGAAGACGACTTCGAATACACGCACATTCCGTCTGACCCAGATGCTCGGAGAGCGCCTGCGCAACATGCCAAAAGCCGTGATCGCAAAGGTCGAAGGCATCGCTCGTGGTGGTGGCTGCGAGATCGCGCTGGCCGCGGACATGTGTTTCGCCGCGATCGGCAAGGCTGTGTTCGGCCAGCCGGAAGTCGTCTGCGGACTCGTCCCCGGCGGGGGCAACACACAGCGCCTGCCGCGGCGCATGGGGCGCGCACGTGCCCTTGAGGTGCTGCTCGTCGGCGGAGACTTCTCGGCAGAACTGGCCGACCACTACGGTTATATCAATCGAGCGCTGCCGGCAGGAGAACTGGGGCAATTCGTGGACAAGCTCGCCCGCCGCATTGCAACCTTCCCCACCACCACGATTGCCCATCTGAAAAAGGCCGTGGACATGGGGTCGGACGTATCGTTCTCCGAAGGGTTGTTGATGGAAGCGCATGAGGCCGACCTTTGCGTAGCCAACGAAGCGATACAGGCGCGGGTCAAGGCGATACTCAAAGCTGGCGCTGAGACCTACGAAGGCGAACTCCATTTTCCTGAACTGTCCGCGAAGCTGCCGCCCGCCGATTAA
- the hchA gene encoding glyoxalase III HchA, translated as MTSQTDSKQPTPDPAEHKAFFPSPYSLSQFTSPKSNLSDADYPDAYRGGRWKVLLVAADERYLLTGNGTFFSTGNHPVETLLPMYHLDRAGFEFDIATLSGNPTKFEWWAFPSEDAEIKSLYAKYEQKFQQPLKLADVVNSLDKDANYIAVFIPGGHGALMGLPFSADMKATLQWAMQNDRFIITLCHGPAALLSAGVDEPNGGDLFRGYRICAFPDSMDKQTPDIGYMPGPLRWFFGEKLAAMGVEIVNTKIDGSTFRDRKLLTGDSPFAGNNLGKLAARALLEEVQSTGAR; from the coding sequence ATGACGTCCCAGACCGACAGCAAGCAGCCGACGCCTGACCCAGCCGAGCACAAGGCGTTCTTTCCCTCCCCATACTCGCTCTCACAATTCACATCGCCAAAGTCGAACCTCTCCGACGCCGACTATCCGGACGCTTATCGGGGAGGTCGCTGGAAAGTACTACTCGTCGCTGCGGACGAGCGCTATCTCCTGACCGGAAACGGTACCTTCTTTTCTACTGGCAACCATCCCGTCGAGACCCTGCTGCCGATGTATCACCTGGACCGCGCGGGCTTCGAGTTCGACATTGCCACTTTATCGGGCAATCCGACCAAGTTCGAATGGTGGGCGTTCCCTTCTGAGGACGCCGAGATAAAGTCCCTCTACGCGAAGTACGAGCAAAAATTTCAACAGCCCCTTAAGCTTGCTGACGTAGTCAATTCGTTGGACAAGGACGCAAACTACATTGCCGTTTTTATCCCTGGGGGACATGGCGCCCTGATGGGGCTGCCCTTCAGCGCAGATATGAAGGCAACCCTTCAGTGGGCCATGCAAAACGACAGGTTCATCATCACGCTGTGTCATGGGCCTGCGGCCCTGCTTTCCGCCGGCGTCGACGAACCTAACGGGGGAGACCTGTTCCGCGGCTACCGCATCTGCGCATTCCCGGATTCCATGGACAAGCAGACGCCAGATATTGGCTATATGCCCGGCCCATTGCGTTGGTTCTTTGGAGAGAAACTCGCAGCGATGGGAGTAGAGATCGTCAATACTAAAATTGATGGGAGTACTTTCCGTGACCGGAAGCTCCTCACAGGCGATAGTCCATTCGCTGGCAACAATCTTGGCAAACTGGCTGCGCGCGCGTTACTGGAAGAAGTGCAGAGTACGGGTGCGCGCTAG
- a CDS encoding DUF3096 domain-containing protein, which yields MDFITSAGPLISLIAGILILVIPRLLNYIVAIYLIVIGLLGLFGGHLR from the coding sequence ATGGACTTCATTACCAGCGCCGGCCCGCTAATCTCGTTGATCGCCGGCATCCTTATTCTTGTCATTCCGCGGCTGCTTAACTATATCGTCGCCATTTACCTCATTGTCATCGGCCTGCTCGGACTGTTTGGCGGGCACCTGCGCTGA
- a CDS encoding DUF3016 domain-containing protein — protein MARSLRLLAACAAALALSALAAPPAGTLILSFNHPETYTDAAYRSAYGSDKERAQVMNDIRAHFHELAARHLPPGYTLNIEVLDVDLAGHFEPWRFPGYDLRVVRDVTWPHMKLLYELRGSDGAVIGRGEQRIADQTFNMGVNVYSPTDRLRYEKAMMDRWFDEAVTRKIPARQSDHA, from the coding sequence ATGGCCAGATCCCTCCGTCTGCTGGCTGCCTGCGCGGCAGCCCTCGCTTTGAGCGCTCTTGCTGCGCCGCCGGCCGGAACCCTGATCCTTAGCTTCAATCATCCCGAGACATACACGGATGCCGCCTATCGCAGCGCGTACGGCAGCGACAAGGAGAGGGCGCAGGTGATGAACGATATCCGCGCCCACTTCCACGAACTGGCCGCCCGCCACCTGCCGCCTGGCTATACGCTGAACATCGAAGTGCTCGATGTCGACCTGGCCGGACATTTCGAACCGTGGCGTTTTCCCGGCTATGACTTGCGCGTGGTGCGCGATGTCACCTGGCCGCACATGAAGCTGCTCTATGAACTACGCGGCAGCGATGGAGCCGTGATCGGCAGGGGCGAGCAGCGTATCGCCGACCAGACCTTCAATATGGGTGTCAACGTCTACAGTCCCACCGACAGGCTGCGCTACGAGAAAGCGATGATGGACCGTTGGTTCGACGAAGCCGTGACACGCAAGATCCCGGCGCGCCAGAGCGATCACGCCTGA
- a CDS encoding helix-turn-helix domain-containing protein gives MAPGYPDELAAFASIAREQSFRGAAAKLGVVQPALSQMVRSDRGGLESRSVLPFWSLPWPDPSVCWLPARQPSL, from the coding sequence ATGGCACCCGGATACCCGGATGAGCTTGCTGCCTTCGCAAGCATCGCGAGGGAGCAAAGCTTCAGGGGCGCAGCAGCAAAATTGGGGGTGGTTCAGCCTGCACTCAGCCAGATGGTCCGAAGCGATCGGGGCGGTCTAGAATCAAGGAGCGTACTACCGTTCTGGAGCTTGCCATGGCCAGATCCCTCCGTCTGCTGGCTGCCTGCGCGGCAGCCCTCGCTTTGA